One window of the Conexibacter sp. SYSU D00693 genome contains the following:
- a CDS encoding 4Fe-4S dicluster domain-containing protein, translating into MSPVVPVPHAPPSEVSVRRDGAQRMGFFTDTTVCIGCKACEVACKQWNDLPADGSVFRRGGSYDHTGSLGAATWRHVRFVEELEPADAELPDLVAIAEGKGLASDSVDVDGEGAPVDVAAAVRDMSRWVFMSDVCKHCTNAGCMDACPTGALVRTEFETVVLQADVCNGCGYCIPSCPFGVVDRDHDDGRAAKCTLCYDRLQDGLEPACAKACPTDSIQFGPYDELVDVARRRVTKLHEKGRTSAYLYGAGDMEDEQLAGGLGAFFLLTEPPERYGLPAQADSPIQENVVPATLAAMGAGLAAAAGVAAAFVLPRRHDTSKVVAGLALASGVAELVTDWRRSRRRAA; encoded by the coding sequence ATGAGCCCCGTCGTCCCCGTCCCCCACGCGCCGCCGTCCGAGGTCTCCGTCCGCCGCGACGGCGCCCAGCGGATGGGCTTCTTCACCGACACGACGGTGTGCATCGGCTGCAAGGCGTGCGAGGTCGCCTGCAAGCAGTGGAACGACCTGCCCGCCGACGGGTCGGTCTTCCGCCGCGGCGGCTCGTACGACCACACGGGGTCGCTGGGCGCGGCGACGTGGCGCCACGTGCGCTTCGTCGAGGAGCTCGAGCCGGCCGACGCCGAGCTGCCCGACCTCGTGGCGATCGCCGAGGGCAAGGGGCTGGCGTCGGACTCGGTCGACGTCGACGGCGAGGGCGCGCCGGTCGACGTCGCGGCCGCGGTCCGGGACATGAGCCGCTGGGTGTTCATGTCCGACGTCTGCAAGCACTGCACGAACGCGGGCTGCATGGACGCGTGCCCGACGGGCGCGCTCGTGCGCACGGAGTTCGAGACGGTGGTGCTCCAGGCCGACGTCTGCAACGGCTGCGGCTACTGCATCCCCTCCTGCCCGTTCGGCGTGGTGGACCGCGACCACGACGACGGGCGCGCCGCCAAGTGCACCCTCTGCTACGACCGCCTCCAGGACGGGCTCGAGCCGGCGTGCGCGAAGGCCTGCCCGACGGACTCGATCCAGTTCGGCCCCTACGACGAGCTCGTCGACGTCGCGCGACGGCGCGTCACCAAGCTCCACGAGAAGGGGCGCACGAGCGCCTACCTCTACGGCGCGGGCGACATGGAGGACGAGCAGCTGGCCGGCGGCCTGGGCGCGTTCTTCCTGCTCACCGAGCCGCCGGAGCGCTACGGGCTGCCCGCGCAGGCCGACTCGCCGATCCAGGAGAACGTCGTGCCGGCGACGCTCGCGGCCATGGGCGCCGGGCTCGCGGCGGCCGCCGGCGTGGCCGCGGCGTTCGTCCTGCCCCGCCGCCACGACACCTCGAAGGTCGTGGCCGGGCTGGCGCTCGCCTCGGGCGTGGCCGAGCTCGTGACGGACTGGCGGCGCTCGCGGAGGCGCGCGGCGTGA
- the nrfD gene encoding NrfD/PsrC family molybdoenzyme membrane anchor subunit encodes MSGHEDRHAGRRMARSRRAAKARADAAHEVRDMTPAVGKAGEPASWERAQEGAPVALHIGQWEDGRWSYLFGEDTQYAAAEADEEAIVAASRAAREGPPPALVQGPMMKAPVWTWEVPVYFWFGGMAAGASFVALACDLAGDERSARIARRVAVAALGPSPPLLVMDLGRPERFYNMLRIFKVRSPMSMGAWALSAFGGLATAAAGADLLGRRRTAKALGAANAVVGGYLGSYTGVLLASTAVPVWARSRLFLGPIFVATATLTGASTTRLVLVASGLEEGHPTREALGRVESGAMVAELLLSEVNERRLGRLASVLEEGEGARWFKRAKWLARAGMGLRFARRRGGPWTHHVASCCYLAAALCFRFAWVRSGPSSAGDDEAVARMARAHATAGEPDADVRVVHHR; translated from the coding sequence GTGAGCGGCCACGAGGACCGTCACGCCGGGCGGCGGATGGCGCGCTCGCGCCGGGCCGCCAAGGCGCGCGCGGACGCGGCGCACGAGGTGCGCGACATGACGCCCGCCGTCGGCAAGGCGGGCGAGCCGGCGTCGTGGGAGCGCGCGCAGGAGGGCGCGCCCGTCGCGCTGCACATCGGCCAGTGGGAGGACGGGCGCTGGTCCTACCTCTTCGGCGAGGACACGCAGTACGCCGCGGCCGAGGCCGACGAGGAGGCGATCGTCGCGGCGTCCCGGGCGGCGCGCGAGGGCCCGCCGCCCGCGCTCGTCCAGGGCCCGATGATGAAGGCGCCGGTGTGGACGTGGGAGGTCCCGGTCTACTTCTGGTTCGGCGGGATGGCGGCGGGCGCGTCGTTCGTCGCGCTGGCCTGCGACCTCGCGGGCGACGAGCGCTCGGCGCGGATCGCGCGGCGCGTCGCGGTGGCGGCGCTCGGCCCGTCCCCGCCGCTGCTCGTCATGGACCTCGGGCGCCCCGAGCGCTTCTACAACATGCTGCGGATCTTCAAGGTCCGCTCGCCGATGTCCATGGGCGCCTGGGCGCTCAGCGCGTTCGGCGGCCTGGCCACGGCCGCGGCGGGCGCGGACCTGCTGGGGCGCCGGCGAACCGCGAAGGCCCTCGGCGCGGCCAACGCGGTCGTGGGCGGCTACCTGGGCTCGTACACCGGCGTCCTGCTCGCCTCGACGGCGGTGCCGGTGTGGGCGCGCTCCCGGCTGTTCCTCGGGCCGATCTTCGTGGCGACGGCGACGCTCACCGGCGCATCGACGACGCGACTCGTGCTCGTGGCGAGCGGGCTCGAGGAGGGCCACCCGACGCGCGAGGCGCTCGGGCGGGTCGAGAGCGGCGCGATGGTCGCCGAGCTCCTGCTCTCCGAGGTCAACGAGCGCCGGCTCGGGCGGTTGGCCTCCGTGCTCGAGGAGGGCGAGGGCGCGCGGTGGTTCAAGCGCGCGAAGTGGCTGGCGCGCGCCGGCATGGGGCTGCGCTTCGCCCGGCGGCGCGGCGGCCCCTGGACGCACCACGTGGCGAGCTGCTGCTACCTGGCGGCGGCGCTGTGCTTCCGCTTCGCGTGGGTGCGCTCGGGACCGTCGTCGGCGGGCGACGACGAGGCGGTCGCCCGGATGGCGCGGGCTCACGCGACCGCCGGCGAACCGGACGCCGACGTCCGCGTGGTGCACCACCGCTGA
- a CDS encoding formate/nitrite transporter family protein codes for MSFKSPPEVAKAGVQVGAQKAGLSWDKAVVAGFLAGAYIAFAGMLAVVTSAGMDPQVWGGVQTLVTGGVFTLGLVLVVVAGSELLTGNMALVPLAALGRRVRLSQLVHNLSFVLIGNLLGSLFVAYFLAKETGVITAQAPLERLGEIATAKGLTESDWQIFLRAVGCNWLVCLAVWMALSAEDVAGKVLAIFFPIMAFVAMGFDHVVANMFFLPAAIFADVPGVDWGHALENWAFAFLGNFVGAGVFVATSYWYLYVKPEQGEASGGGTRAEGDGHGDGRVARDERTTASSSATA; via the coding sequence ATGTCCTTCAAGAGCCCCCCGGAGGTCGCGAAGGCCGGCGTGCAGGTGGGCGCCCAGAAGGCCGGGCTGTCCTGGGACAAGGCGGTCGTCGCCGGCTTCCTCGCCGGGGCGTACATCGCCTTCGCCGGCATGCTCGCCGTCGTCACCTCGGCGGGGATGGACCCGCAGGTCTGGGGCGGCGTCCAGACGCTCGTCACGGGCGGCGTCTTCACCCTGGGCCTCGTGTTGGTGGTGGTCGCGGGCTCCGAGCTGCTCACGGGCAACATGGCGCTCGTGCCGCTGGCCGCGCTGGGCCGGCGGGTGCGGCTCTCCCAGCTCGTGCACAACCTGAGCTTCGTGCTCATCGGCAACCTCCTGGGCTCGCTGTTCGTCGCGTACTTCCTCGCCAAGGAGACGGGCGTCATCACCGCGCAGGCGCCGCTCGAGCGCCTCGGGGAGATCGCCACCGCCAAGGGCCTGACCGAGAGCGACTGGCAGATCTTCCTGCGCGCGGTCGGCTGCAACTGGCTCGTCTGCCTCGCCGTCTGGATGGCGCTGTCGGCCGAGGACGTGGCCGGCAAGGTCCTGGCCATCTTCTTCCCGATCATGGCCTTCGTCGCCATGGGCTTCGACCACGTCGTGGCGAACATGTTCTTCCTGCCGGCGGCGATCTTCGCCGACGTGCCGGGCGTCGACTGGGGCCACGCGCTGGAGAACTGGGCCTTCGCCTTCCTGGGCAACTTCGTCGGCGCGGGCGTCTTCGTCGCGACGAGCTACTGGTACCTCTACGTCAAGCCCGAGCAGGGCGAGGCGAGCGGCGGCGGGACGCGGGCCGAGGGCGACGGGCACGGCGACGGCCGCGTCGCGCGCGACGAGCGCACGACGGCGAGCTCGAGCGCTACCGCGTAG
- the selA gene encoding L-seryl-tRNA(Sec) selenium transferase, with translation MSAPPDELRARLRSLPAVDALAQQVSDTGRPDGRPTPAVTAAQAVAAARAVLEARRAELLDGAQDEPDLVARVRERLRPAPRRVLNGTGVVVHTNLGRAPLAEVAARAAAEAARGYVDLELDLGAGRRGARDAHVAPLLAELTGAQDALVVNNGAAAVLLAAAALGGPGRSIAVSRGQLVEIGGGFRIPDVVRQAGARLVEVGTTNRTRLADFRAAVDDGADVVLRVHPSNFRTLGFVEDVDVAALCTLGVPVVDDLGSGVLRRGLDVLRDEPTARDSVAAGAALTTFSADKLLGGPQAGILVGTAEAISACRRHPLARALRVGRLPLAALAATLALHRDPELARREVPVLAMLTVDDATLRDRAQRLATATGGAVVEAVAKVGGGALPLLELPGPAVVLEHPDGPGALAAALRAGDPPLLARIQDARVLVDPRTLADDEVDLAAGAVSRATTR, from the coding sequence ATGAGCGCGCCGCCCGACGAGCTCCGCGCCCGCCTGCGCTCGCTGCCCGCCGTCGACGCCCTCGCACAGCAGGTGTCTGACACCGGCCGCCCCGACGGGCGTCCGACGCCTGCCGTGACGGCGGCCCAGGCGGTCGCCGCGGCGCGGGCGGTGCTGGAGGCGCGGCGGGCGGAGCTGCTGGACGGCGCGCAGGACGAGCCCGACCTCGTCGCCCGTGTGCGCGAGCGCCTGCGGCCCGCGCCGCGCCGGGTGCTCAACGGCACGGGCGTCGTCGTCCACACGAACCTCGGCCGGGCGCCGCTGGCGGAGGTCGCCGCGCGGGCGGCCGCGGAGGCCGCTCGCGGCTACGTCGACCTCGAGCTCGACCTCGGCGCCGGCCGGCGCGGCGCGCGCGACGCGCACGTGGCGCCGCTGCTGGCCGAGCTCACCGGCGCGCAGGACGCGCTCGTCGTGAACAACGGCGCCGCCGCCGTCCTGCTGGCCGCCGCGGCGCTCGGCGGACCCGGCCGGTCGATCGCCGTCTCGCGGGGGCAGCTCGTCGAGATCGGCGGCGGCTTCCGCATCCCGGACGTCGTGCGCCAGGCCGGCGCCCGGCTGGTCGAGGTGGGCACGACCAACCGCACCCGGCTGGCCGACTTCCGCGCCGCGGTCGACGACGGCGCCGACGTCGTCCTGCGCGTGCACCCCTCGAACTTCCGCACGCTGGGCTTCGTCGAGGACGTCGACGTCGCGGCGCTGTGCACGCTCGGCGTGCCGGTCGTCGACGACCTGGGCTCGGGCGTCCTGCGGCGGGGTCTCGACGTCCTGCGCGACGAGCCCACCGCCCGCGACTCGGTCGCCGCCGGCGCCGCCCTGACGACCTTCAGCGCCGACAAGCTCCTCGGCGGCCCGCAGGCCGGGATCCTCGTGGGGACCGCCGAGGCCATCAGCGCCTGCCGCCGCCACCCGCTGGCTCGCGCCCTGCGCGTGGGCCGCCTGCCGCTCGCCGCGCTGGCCGCCACGCTGGCGCTGCACCGCGACCCCGAGCTCGCCCGCCGCGAGGTCCCCGTCCTGGCGATGCTCACCGTCGACGACGCCACGCTGCGCGACCGCGCGCAGCGCCTGGCCACCGCCACCGGCGGCGCGGTGGTCGAGGCCGTCGCGAAGGTCGGCGGCGGTGCGCTGCCGCTGCTCGAGCTGCCCGGCCCCGCCGTCGTGCTCGAGCACCCCGACGGGCCCGGCGCCCTGGCGGCCGCCCTGCGCGCGGGCGACCCGCCGCTGCTCGCGCGCATCCAGGACGCCCGCGTGCTCGTCGACCCGCGGACCCTCGCCGACGACGAGGTGGACCTCGCCGCCGGCGCCGTCTCCCGGGCGACTACGCGGTAG
- the selB gene encoding selenocysteine-specific translation elongation factor yields MTAPGPLTLGTAGHIDHGKTQLVRALTGVDTDRLPEERARGISIALGYAPLALPSGRRLSLVDVPGHERFVRTMVAGATGIDLFLMVVAADDGVMPQTLEHATVLRALGVREGVVAVTKADLADPARAAGEAARLLPEVPVVACSARTGEGVADVAAALDAVAARVASRAGDDRPPVLHVDRAFTVPGRGVVVTGTLWSGALAHGDALELLPGATAVRVRGLQVHDAPVERAQAGQRVAVALGGVRLRDVARGDVLAAPGALRETTVLDAALDLDGARHGERVHVHHGTREAPGRLSDLGDGLWQLRLDRPLLAADGDRVVVRRSSPADTLGGGRVLDAAARRHGRRPDVLDRLAALRDGRQVHERACKLPGTRSSSIEVEGVPGTRHPRPLEEGALAVEARLREAGASLLREDELGEALGALREHGRAVRVAGRLYAHAEVLDELRARVVAMVERDGAVTLAGLRDELGTSRRSAQAVLEHLDAARVTRRLPDDRRVLRRSAER; encoded by the coding sequence GTGACCGCGCCCGGCCCGCTCACGCTCGGCACCGCCGGGCACATCGACCACGGCAAGACGCAGCTCGTCCGGGCGCTCACCGGCGTCGACACCGACCGCCTGCCCGAGGAGCGCGCCCGCGGGATCTCGATCGCGCTGGGCTACGCGCCGCTGGCGCTGCCGTCGGGGCGGCGGCTCTCGCTCGTCGACGTCCCCGGCCACGAGCGCTTCGTCCGGACCATGGTGGCGGGGGCGACGGGCATCGACCTCTTCCTCATGGTCGTCGCGGCCGACGACGGCGTGATGCCGCAGACCCTCGAGCACGCGACGGTGCTGCGCGCGCTGGGCGTGCGAGAGGGCGTGGTGGCGGTGACGAAGGCCGACCTGGCCGACCCGGCGCGGGCGGCCGGCGAGGCGGCGCGGCTGCTGCCGGAGGTCCCGGTCGTGGCGTGCTCGGCCCGTACGGGGGAGGGTGTGGCGGACGTCGCCGCGGCGCTCGACGCGGTCGCGGCGCGGGTCGCGAGCCGTGCCGGGGACGACCGGCCGCCGGTCCTGCACGTCGACCGCGCGTTCACCGTCCCGGGACGCGGCGTCGTGGTGACGGGGACGCTGTGGTCGGGCGCGCTGGCCCACGGCGACGCGCTCGAGCTCCTGCCCGGCGCCACGGCGGTGCGCGTCCGGGGGCTGCAGGTCCACGACGCGCCGGTCGAGCGCGCGCAGGCCGGCCAGCGCGTCGCGGTGGCGCTCGGCGGCGTCCGGCTGCGCGACGTCGCGCGCGGCGACGTCCTCGCCGCTCCGGGGGCGCTGCGCGAGACGACGGTCCTCGACGCGGCGCTCGACCTCGACGGCGCCCGCCACGGCGAGCGCGTCCACGTCCACCACGGCACCCGCGAGGCCCCGGGCCGCCTCTCGGACCTCGGCGACGGCCTGTGGCAGCTGCGCCTCGACAGGCCGTTGCTCGCCGCCGACGGCGACCGCGTCGTCGTCCGCCGCTCGTCACCCGCCGACACCCTCGGCGGCGGCCGCGTCCTCGACGCCGCCGCCCGCCGGCACGGCCGCCGCCCCGACGTCCTGGACCGCCTCGCCGCCCTGCGCGACGGCCGGCAGGTCCATGAGCGCGCCTGCAAGCTGCCAGGCACCCGTTCAAGTTCGATCGAGGTCGAAGGGGTGCCTGGCACCCGCCACCCTCGACCCCTGGAGGAGGGTGCGCTGGCGGTGGAGGCGCGGCTGCGGGAGGCCGGTGCGAGCCTCCTGCGCGAGGACGAGCTGGGGGAGGCGCTGGGCGCGCTGCGCGAGCACGGGCGCGCGGTGCGCGTGGCTGGGAGGCTGTACGCCCATGCCGAGGTCCTCGACGAGCTGCGGGCGCGTGTGGTCGCGATGGTGGAGCGCGACGGCGCCGTGACGCTCGCGGGCCTGCGCGACGAGCTCGGCACGTCGCGGCGCAGCGCCCAGGCGGTCCTGGAGCACCTCGACGCCGCCCGGGTCACCCGCCGCCTGCCCGACGACCGCCGCGTCCTGCGCCGGAGCGCCGAGCGATGA
- the selD gene encoding selenide, water dikinase SelD, whose translation MATTPAVPLTSLASGAGCGCKLAAQDVLPVVLGLPQATDERLLVGTPTGDDAAVFRLRDDLALVQTIDFFTPVVDDPYDFGRIAAANALSDVYAMGGTPVTALNVVAFPLEQLGPDVLRDVLRGGLDVVAAAGASVVGGHSIKDAEPKYGLAVTGIVDPERMTTNAAGRPGDVLVLTKPLGVGAIVTARKRGAADDALLQAAVDVMVQLNAAAAEAAVGAGVRAMTDVTGFGLLGHVHNLARESGVAAEVDADAVPAIDGVEALLADASAVSGGSARNAEWAATFAAIDDAVAPWRARLVCDATTSGGLLAAAAPDVAATLPGTVVGRLVEGAPGTIRVR comes from the coding sequence ATGGCCACCACGCCCGCCGTGCCGCTCACGTCGCTGGCCAGCGGAGCGGGGTGCGGCTGCAAGCTCGCCGCGCAGGACGTGCTGCCGGTCGTGCTGGGCCTGCCGCAGGCGACCGACGAGCGGCTGCTGGTCGGCACCCCGACGGGCGACGACGCGGCGGTCTTCCGGCTGCGCGACGACCTCGCGCTCGTGCAGACGATCGACTTCTTCACGCCGGTGGTCGACGACCCCTACGACTTCGGGCGCATCGCGGCGGCCAACGCGCTCTCCGACGTCTACGCGATGGGCGGCACGCCGGTGACGGCGCTCAACGTCGTCGCCTTCCCGCTCGAGCAGCTCGGTCCCGACGTCCTGCGCGACGTGCTGCGCGGCGGGCTCGACGTCGTGGCGGCCGCGGGCGCGTCGGTCGTCGGCGGCCACTCGATCAAGGACGCCGAGCCGAAGTACGGCCTGGCCGTGACCGGGATCGTCGACCCCGAGCGGATGACGACGAACGCGGCGGGGCGCCCGGGCGACGTGCTCGTGCTGACCAAGCCGCTGGGCGTCGGCGCGATCGTGACGGCGCGCAAGCGCGGCGCCGCCGACGACGCGCTGCTGCAGGCGGCGGTCGACGTCATGGTGCAGCTCAACGCGGCGGCGGCCGAGGCCGCGGTGGGTGCCGGCGTGCGGGCGATGACCGACGTGACCGGCTTCGGCCTGCTCGGCCACGTGCACAACCTCGCACGCGAGTCGGGCGTCGCGGCGGAGGTCGATGCGGACGCCGTGCCGGCGATCGACGGCGTCGAGGCGCTCCTGGCCGACGCGTCCGCCGTCTCGGGCGGCAGCGCGCGCAACGCCGAGTGGGCGGCGACGTTCGCGGCGATCGACGACGCCGTCGCGCCCTGGCGGGCCAGGCTGGTGTGCGACGCCACGACCTCGGGCGGCCTGCTCGCCGCCGCGGCGCCAGACGTCGCCGCGACGCTCCCGGGCACCGTCGTCGGGCGGCTCGTCGAGGGCGCGCCTGGCACCATCCGCGTCCGGTGA
- the pgl gene encoding 6-phosphogluconolactonase: MQIERCRDAEEAALYAAEALADAARPGANLGLAGGSTPMRAYERLDGLDDVAWDGVHLWYGDERCVPHDHEDSNHGQVRTRLRADGAVWHPMPGTLGPDEGAKAYADELGSAIQDLLLLGMGPDGHTASLFPEHPLLDATGLTAGISDSPKPPPERITLTLPYVNASRRIVLLVTGEEKAAALARVLRGPDRAAPASLLARDRLTIVADAAALDA, translated from the coding sequence ATGCAGATCGAGCGCTGCCGGGACGCCGAGGAGGCCGCCCTCTACGCCGCCGAGGCCCTCGCCGACGCCGCCCGCCCCGGGGCGAACCTCGGCCTCGCGGGCGGCTCCACGCCGATGCGCGCCTACGAGCGCCTCGACGGCCTCGACGACGTCGCCTGGGACGGCGTGCACCTCTGGTACGGCGACGAGCGCTGCGTCCCCCACGACCACGAGGACTCCAACCACGGGCAGGTCCGCACGCGGCTGCGCGCCGACGGCGCGGTCTGGCACCCGATGCCCGGCACGCTCGGCCCGGACGAGGGCGCCAAGGCCTACGCCGACGAGCTGGGGTCCGCGATCCAGGACCTGCTGCTGCTCGGCATGGGGCCCGACGGCCACACCGCGTCGCTGTTCCCCGAGCACCCGCTCCTGGACGCCACGGGGCTCACGGCCGGGATCAGCGACTCGCCCAAGCCGCCGCCCGAGCGCATCACCCTCACGCTGCCCTACGTCAACGCCTCGCGGCGGATCGTCCTGCTCGTGACGGGCGAGGAGAAGGCCGCGGCGCTCGCCCGGGTGCTCCGGGGCCCGGACCGCGCGGCGCCGGCCAGCCTCCTCGCGCGCGACCGCCTGACGATCGTGGCCGACGCCGCCGCGCTCGACGCGTGA
- a CDS encoding histidine phosphatase family protein, with protein MTPTHVWLARHAETAWSITRRHTGRTDLPLTEDGRAAAATLRPVLAGRDWSLVLCSPLQRARETADLAGVGDRVQLRDDLLEWDYGEAEGLTTEEVREQQPGWLLWRDGAPGGEAPEDVTARADRVVEELLAIEGEALVVAHSHLLRVLAARWVEQPAAFGQRLPLPTAGVSVLGWEREARAIVRWGTPPG; from the coding sequence GTGACGCCGACGCACGTCTGGCTGGCGCGCCACGCCGAGACGGCGTGGTCGATCACGCGCCGTCACACGGGCCGCACCGACCTCCCGCTCACCGAGGACGGCCGCGCCGCCGCCGCGACCCTGCGTCCGGTCCTCGCCGGCCGCGACTGGTCCCTCGTCCTGTGCTCGCCGCTCCAGCGTGCCCGCGAGACCGCGGACCTCGCCGGGGTCGGCGACCGCGTGCAGCTGCGCGACGACCTGCTCGAGTGGGACTACGGCGAGGCCGAGGGGCTGACCACCGAGGAGGTCCGCGAGCAGCAGCCCGGCTGGCTGCTGTGGCGCGACGGGGCCCCCGGGGGCGAGGCGCCCGAGGACGTCACCGCCCGCGCCGACCGCGTGGTGGAGGAGCTCCTGGCGATCGAGGGCGAGGCGCTCGTCGTCGCCCACAGCCACCTCCTGCGCGTGCTCGCCGCGCGCTGGGTCGAGCAGCCCGCCGCCTTCGGCCAGCGCCTGCCGCTGCCCACCGCCGGGGTCTCCGTCCTGGGCTGGGAGCGCGAGGCCCGCGCCATCGTGCGCTGGGGCACGCCGCCCGGCTAG
- a CDS encoding DUF1800 family protein → MAVPTKRSKKAASASCAPAKPARKAAAKSRGKAATKRAKAAAKKAKAKSAAAARGASAGGGASATSLAKRRAGLAAGKAKAASAGCAPTSRRKALKQVVQQIAPKPAPTPTPAPVTAPKPPSVAPSVSKPTPATPQSAQNPSTPAPTGSTLPAATAPSGAAPSTTPPVSTSPTTSGFGRREAERLLWRAGFGPRPGDVDRLVALGMEGAVDSLLNPGTEAFVGPEPKVNGKALDATGTWGHDQLLLMDRMVRSTDQLRWRMVLVWHDWFATSRAKVQLGSMLEQVGLFWIHALGKFDDLARDVTVNPAMLDWLDGIRNTRTSPNENYAREFFELFTLGANRGAYTEQDIREAARALTGWRADWDASTNQFVGFRFDSRIFDPGQKTIFGKTGAFGWQDVVRLAVEHPKHAGWFVTRLWSAFVGEPADAGTQARLEQLYVDGGRQVKPVLRAILTHPRFYAGPSMVKPPVVQTVGLLRTLERGIDTDVWAWLSDMSGQVLLAPPNVAGWDERRWMSTGTWAGRWHTATFALATKLIDPWNAGTPYDAAETPAQAVDRALGLLGNPTITTAAREELLRFATASVSPTAPDWQRGPLRAMRQNALRMLIATSGDFAVC, encoded by the coding sequence GTGGCCGTCCCGACCAAGCGCTCCAAGAAGGCAGCCAGCGCGTCCTGCGCGCCGGCGAAGCCTGCGCGCAAGGCGGCGGCGAAGTCCCGGGGCAAGGCGGCCACGAAGAGGGCGAAGGCCGCCGCGAAGAAGGCCAAGGCGAAGTCCGCCGCCGCGGCCCGCGGCGCGAGCGCCGGCGGTGGCGCGAGCGCGACCTCGCTGGCCAAGCGCCGCGCGGGCCTCGCGGCCGGCAAGGCCAAGGCCGCCTCGGCGGGCTGCGCGCCCACCAGCCGCCGCAAGGCCCTGAAGCAGGTCGTGCAGCAGATCGCGCCCAAGCCCGCTCCCACGCCGACGCCGGCGCCGGTCACCGCGCCCAAGCCGCCGTCCGTCGCACCGAGCGTCTCCAAGCCGACGCCGGCGACCCCCCAAAGCGCCCAGAACCCGTCGACCCCGGCGCCGACCGGCTCTACCCTGCCCGCCGCGACGGCGCCGAGCGGCGCCGCGCCAAGCACCACTCCGCCGGTGTCCACCTCCCCGACCACCTCCGGCTTCGGCCGCCGCGAGGCCGAGCGCCTGCTCTGGCGCGCCGGCTTCGGCCCGCGTCCCGGCGACGTCGATCGCCTGGTCGCCCTCGGCATGGAGGGCGCGGTGGACAGCCTGCTCAACCCGGGGACCGAGGCGTTCGTCGGGCCTGAGCCGAAGGTCAACGGCAAGGCCCTCGACGCCACCGGCACCTGGGGCCACGACCAGCTCCTGCTGATGGACCGCATGGTCCGCTCCACCGACCAGCTGCGCTGGCGGATGGTCCTGGTGTGGCACGACTGGTTCGCGACGAGCCGCGCGAAGGTCCAGCTCGGCTCGATGCTCGAGCAGGTCGGCCTGTTCTGGATCCACGCGCTCGGCAAGTTCGACGACCTCGCCCGCGACGTCACCGTCAACCCGGCGATGCTCGACTGGCTCGACGGCATCCGCAACACGCGCACGAGCCCGAACGAGAACTACGCGCGCGAGTTCTTCGAGCTCTTCACCCTCGGCGCGAACCGCGGTGCCTACACCGAGCAGGACATCCGTGAGGCTGCCCGCGCGCTCACGGGCTGGCGTGCCGACTGGGACGCGAGCACCAACCAGTTCGTGGGCTTCCGGTTCGACAGCCGCATCTTCGACCCGGGCCAGAAGACGATCTTCGGCAAGACCGGCGCCTTCGGCTGGCAGGACGTCGTCCGCCTCGCCGTCGAGCACCCCAAGCACGCCGGCTGGTTCGTCACCCGCCTGTGGAGCGCCTTCGTCGGCGAGCCCGCCGACGCCGGGACGCAGGCCCGCCTCGAGCAGCTGTACGTGGACGGCGGCCGGCAGGTCAAGCCCGTGCTGCGCGCGATCCTCACCCACCCGCGGTTCTACGCCGGGCCGTCGATGGTCAAGCCCCCCGTGGTCCAGACGGTGGGCCTCCTGCGCACGCTCGAGCGCGGGATCGACACCGACGTCTGGGCGTGGCTGTCGGACATGAGCGGCCAGGTGCTGCTCGCGCCGCCCAACGTCGCGGGGTGGGACGAGCGCCGCTGGATGTCCACCGGGACCTGGGCCGGCCGCTGGCACACCGCGACCTTCGCGCTGGCCACGAAGCTCATCGACCCCTGGAACGCGGGCACGCCGTACGACGCCGCCGAGACGCCCGCCCAGGCCGTGGACCGCGCCCTCGGCCTGCTCGGCAACCCCACCATCACCACCGCCGCGCGCGAGGAGCTCCTGCGCTTCGCCACCGCGTCGGTCTCCCCCACCGCCCCGGACTGGCAGCGTGGACCGCTCCGCGCCATGCGCCAGAACGCGCTGCGAATGCTCATCGCGACCTCCGGCGACTTCGCCGTCTGCTGA